In the genome of Salmo trutta chromosome 18, fSalTru1.1, whole genome shotgun sequence, one region contains:
- the fam20a gene encoding pseudokinase FAM20A: MMMRRDRLLLAVTLTAIFTADLYFVLLPKLRHRQPGPGNGGCLCPHSRGTNFTLAGYNGLTIPWFSNITSIDLQGKGVGATDNPTDWGSKLGRLFAHPLYNIQTPELGLEERLMQSEELMEYYRRKVLRWERHMKLYSEAAAALNVTMLEHQVTFDPEASWLKFHLGINRYALYARDDPAITRLLQDMQATTVISADYTQDEKALKGACDCTQVVKPSGHHLKLALKMQNFGKAMFKPMRQQRDQETPDDVFYFVDFQRHNAEIAAFHLDRILDFRRVPPVVGRLVNVTGEILLTTHNEDLRSVFFTSPANNTCFFAKCLYVCKTEYAVCGSPDLLEGSMSAYLPGLSIAPRISLPNPWIRSYTFTGREEWEVNPFYCDTIKQLYPYNSGNRLLNIIDMAIFDFLIGNMDRHHYEIFTKFGDEGFLLHFDNAKGFGKHSHDEMSILAPLSQCCIIKRSTLLRMQLLSQDHYRLSDVMRESLGGDALQPVLAEPHLQALDRRLQRVLKTVHRCVRRLGEAQVITTDFVDTSVMPESVKPVATPNKEK, from the exons CTCTACTTCGTCCTGCTCCCCAAGCTCCGCCACAGACAACCAGGACCCGGGAATGGAGGCTGCCTCTGTCCCCACTCCAGGGGGACTAACTTCACCCTTGCTGGGTACAATGGCCTCACCATCCCCTGGTTCTCCAACATCACCTCCATAGACCTCCAGGGTAAGGGGGTCGGAGCTACGGACAACCCCACAGATTGGGGCTCGAAGCTGGGGAGGCTGTTTGCTCACCCCCTGTATAACATTCAGACACCGGAGCTGGGGCTGGAAGAGAGGCTGATGCAGTCTGAAGAGCTAATGGAGTATTACAGGAGGAAGGTCTTGCGCTGGGAGAG GCATATGAAGCTGTACAGTGAGGCTGCAGCGGCCCTCAACGTGACAATGCTGGAACACCAGGTGACCTTTGACCCTGAGGCCAGCTGGCTGAAGTTCCACCTGGGCATCAACCGCTATGCCCTGTACGCCCGCGATGACCCCGCCATCACCCGCCTCCTGCAAGACATGCAGGCCACCACTGTCATCAGCGCAG ATTACACTCAAGATGAAAAGGCCCTCAAAGGAGCGTGTGACTGTACCCAGG tggTAAAGCCCAGTGGACACCACCTCAAGCTGGCCCTGAAGATGCAGAACTTTGGCAAGGCCATGTTCAAACCCATGAG ACAGCAGAGAGACCAGGAGACTCCTGATGATGTGTTCTACTTTGTCGACTTCCAGAGACACAATGCTGAGATTGCTGCTTTTCACCTGGACAG AATCCTAGACTTCCGGAGGGTACCGCCGGTGGTGGGCAGGCTGGTGAACGTGACGGGGGAGATTCTCCTGACCACTCACAACGAGGACCTAAGGAGTGTATTCTTTACCTCTCCAG CAAACAACACATGTTTCTTTGCCAAGTGTCTGTACGTGTGTAAGACTGAGTATGCAGTGTGTGGGAGCCCTGACCTGCTGGAGGGCTCCATGTCAGCCTACCTCCCCGGTCTCAGCATTGCCCCTCGTATCTCCCTCCCCAACCCCTGGATACGATCATACACCTTCACTGGCAGGGAGGA gtGGGAGGTGAACCCCTTCTACTGTGACACTATAAAGCAGCTGTATCCCTACAACTCAGGGAACAGGCTGCTCAACATCATAGATATGGCCATCTTTGACTTCCTCATTG GTAACATGGACAGGCACCATTATGAGATCTTCACTAAGTTTGGCGATGAAGGTTTCCTTCTTCACTTTGACAACGCCAAAGG GTTTGGGAAGCATTCTCATGATGAGATGTCCATACTGGCTCCACTGTCACAGTGCTGCAT TATAAAGCGTTCCACATTGCTGCGGATGCAGCTCCTCTCACAGGACCACTATAGGCTCAGTGACGTGATGAGGGAGTCCCTGGGAGGAGACGCACTGCAGCCGGTCCTCGCTGAGCCCCACCTGCAGGCCCTGGACCGCCGGCTGCAGCGCGTCCTAAAGACAGTCCACAGGTGTGTCCGCAGGCTAGGAGAGGCTCAGGTGATCACCACAGACTTTGTTGATACCTCCGTCATGCCTGAGTCTGTCAAACCGGTGGCTACGCCCAACAAGGAGAAGTAA